AGTTGCGCCCGACTGGGCTGAGGCTGAGGACACCGCTACGGATTGGGTAGAAGTCGACGACGAGTTCGGCGCTGACGTCGTTGGTGAAGATGTCGTGGCTGAAGTGGTTGTAGACGTCCTCGCCGAAGACATGCCCGCGGACGAATTTGCGGAGCAGGTCGAGTCGAACGAGTTGCAGCCTGCCGATGAAATGTCCGCGCTCGAATCCGTCCCGGCAGAACCCGCGGGCGAGGTCGCGTGGGACGACTTTGACGATCCAGATTTCAATCCGGGCGATCCGACACCGGAGTCAGCGGATGCGCCTGTCGCGCAAGCGGAGGCCGATCTTGCTGTAGATGAATCCGCCATGTCGTCGATCGAGATCGACGGACCGATATTGGTCGTGGGCGGAATCACGCTCGGGCCAGTGGCTGTCGACGCAGAAGGTCGCGTGGGACGCATTCACACCGTGGTTTCCGGTGACACCTTGTGGGATGTCTCGAACGCCTACCTGGGCACCGCCTGGGTATGGCCCTCGGTCTGGAAAGACAACGGCGATATCCAGAATCCCCACCTGATTGAACCCGGGGATCGACTGTGGATCTCCTCTACCGAGATCCGACGCATCAGTGACGCTGAAGCCGACGAGTTCCTCGCAGGTGCCGAGACCGATGTGGATGAATACGTGGAAGTCGCCGCCGAGATTCCGGCCGACGTCGTCGAAGAAGAGGTTCCGGCCTCGGATGACGAGTTCACCCAGATGGCTTCGACGGACGACTTCGAGATCCCCGAGATGGATCAGCTGCCTGTGGGCATGCCGGACGAAGGTGAAATGGGCCGGGGAACCGGTCGCACCGTGCGGGTTTCGATGCGGGACAACATGGGCTTCATAAGCGACGCGCAGCTCAAGGCGTCGACAATCATCCTGGGCAGCCCCTCGGATCGACTCCATCTTTCTCTGCTCGACACGATCTACTTCGGACTCGGCGAGGGAGAAGTCGAAGTCGGTGACGAATTTACCTTCTTTCGCAATGTGACCGATGTGCGCTCGCCCAGTACCAACGCGTTGATCGGGTATCACGTCGATGTTCTGGGCTGGGCCGAAGTCATCGAAGTGACCGGCGAAAGCTGTGTTGCGGTGATCCGGGTGTCCCTCGCGGGAACGTCGATCGGTGATCGCGTGATGCCGCGTTCCAAGCTGCCCAGCGATATCGATGTCTTGTTCGCCGAAGATGGCATCGAGGGTGAAGTCGCGTTCCTGCCTGCGAACCGCACCCTGATGGGAACCAGCGACTACGTGTTTGTGGACGTCGGCGCCGTGCAGGGAGTCGAAATTGGAACCGACCTCGAGGTTTATGATCCCGGATACGAGGTGGACGACAAGGTCCGGGGCCAGACGGTCATGACGCCCGACCGCGTGATCGCCGATCTCGTGGTGGTCACGGTTCAGGAAGAAAGTGCGGTGGCGTACGTCGCGCACACACGCCGTGAACTCGCGGTCGGAGATGTCGTGCGCGGAGCGACCCGGAATTTCCCGGAAGCGTTCTAGTAAAAAATAAAACGGGCGTCGCCCTATCTTCCGCGGCGGGGCGCCAAGTTTGATGGGTTGAGCTAATCAGGAGTTCCTCGGTCCCGGGGAACTCTTGATTTGTCTCTGACCCGCGCGACTACTTCTACACATTCAAATACACCAACAAGTACGCCTTCAAGTACACCCAAACCCGAGGCCGGCGTGCTCGACCCCGGTCGATCCGACTCGTCGCATCGGGCAGAATTGCGCGACTGGCTGCAACTCCAAGCAACGTTGGGGCTCTCACCCGTGCTCGCGCGCGAGTGTCTGCTGCGGGCCGGAGATCCTCGAACAGCCCTCGAGATCAGCGGCCGCAGCAAAGCGCTGAGTAACACTGCGCTCGATGCGGCGGTTGTAGGCCTTCGGCGCCGAGGCTATCGCGCACTTCCCCTGACTTCACGACACTATCCGACGCAGCTCGCCGTGCTCGAAGATCCCGCACCGCTGCTCTTGATTGCTGGTGATGTCGCGCACCTGTCGGGAACCCTCGTGGCGATCGTCGGGGCCAGGGCGGCGACGGTCTACGGTCTCGAGATGGCGCGGGCGTTGGGTGAACGGCTGGCGCAAGCCGGGGTAACGGTCGTCTCCGGGTTGGCCCGGGGGATTGATGCAGCTGCGCATCGGGGAGCACTCGATGCGTCCGGGGTCACTGTGGCGGTTCAAGCGTGTGGTCCCGACCGGGTGTATCCGGCGGAACATCGTCGGCTCGCCTCGGAGATTGCCGAGGGCGGTGCGTTGCTTACCGAACTCCCGGTCGGAACTCCGCCGCGACCAGCGTACTTCCCCCTGCGCAATCGGCTGATCAGCGGGCTGTGTTGCGGTGTGATCGTGATCGAAGCGCGAGAACGCAGCGGTTCGCTGATCACGGCGCGCCACGCCCTCGATCAAGGCCGAGATGTGATGGCCCTGCCCGGGCCCGTGACTTCTCCTACCAGCTGGGGCCCCAACCGGCTCATTCGCGACGGTGCGATCCCCATCCTTGAGGTCGACGACGTGTTTGACGGGCTGGGACTGCCCGTGCCCGAGGAAGTCCAGATCTCCGAGATTGCCGATTTCGAGGAAATCGGGCCAC
This genomic stretch from Myxococcales bacterium harbors:
- a CDS encoding LysM peptidoglycan-binding domain-containing protein, with the translated sequence MRLGSLVLVAVLAMFLSFAVSADTEPALEPTGETGSVEVAPDWAEAEDTATDWVEVDDEFGADVVGEDVVAEVVVDVLAEDMPADEFAEQVESNELQPADEMSALESVPAEPAGEVAWDDFDDPDFNPGDPTPESADAPVAQAEADLAVDESAMSSIEIDGPILVVGGITLGPVAVDAEGRVGRIHTVVSGDTLWDVSNAYLGTAWVWPSVWKDNGDIQNPHLIEPGDRLWISSTEIRRISDAEADEFLAGAETDVDEYVEVAAEIPADVVEEEVPASDDEFTQMASTDDFEIPEMDQLPVGMPDEGEMGRGTGRTVRVSMRDNMGFISDAQLKASTIILGSPSDRLHLSLLDTIYFGLGEGEVEVGDEFTFFRNVTDVRSPSTNALIGYHVDVLGWAEVIEVTGESCVAVIRVSLAGTSIGDRVMPRSKLPSDIDVLFAEDGIEGEVAFLPANRTLMGTSDYVFVDVGAVQGVEIGTDLEVYDPGYEVDDKVRGQTVMTPDRVIADLVVVTVQEESAVAYVAHTRRELAVGDVVRGATRNFPEAF
- the dprA gene encoding DNA-protecting protein DprA, which encodes MLDPGRSDSSHRAELRDWLQLQATLGLSPVLARECLLRAGDPRTALEISGRSKALSNTALDAAVVGLRRRGYRALPLTSRHYPTQLAVLEDPAPLLLIAGDVAHLSGTLVAIVGARAATVYGLEMARALGERLAQAGVTVVSGLARGIDAAAHRGALDASGVTVAVQACGPDRVYPAEHRRLASEIAEGGALLTELPVGTPPRPAYFPLRNRLISGLCCGVIVIEARERSGSLITARHALDQGRDVMALPGPVTSPTSWGPNRLIRDGAIPILEVDDVFDGLGLPVPEEVQISEIADFEEIGPLAETILTTLDRGALSRDELGRRIERDPQQLDLDLVDLELIDLELQGLVRRDRDGRMVRVSARRRGVRRPAK